A genomic segment from Verrucomicrobiota bacterium encodes:
- a CDS encoding CocE/NonD family hydrolase → MTNLRAMHRPSRSVLDHRPESGSFNPVTNLPDCAGILILPWFLPSLRQPNHFSPFFPNPMRLTARIPHLTILLLTGASLFAQELPYRFQPNVMIPMRDGTKLAANVFLPSAEGKHPVILTRSPYGKADAQWGDAKRYAPLGYALVAQDCRGRGNSEGVWDPFAYDVQDGFDTLEWIGSQPWCNGRIGTSGGSYVGWTQWASAPNASRHLRCAVPVVPFADVYADIAYPGGAFQLSLLVGWGASVGGVQLNPSQLQAAYLHLPLQTLGSQFAKPVPYINDWVAHPVYDEYWKRRGIDGRFSEVEIPTLNIGGWYDIFSKTTLDLSSEVRRKSKNRLARRNQFVVMGPWAHGVGVQKVGDLDFGASAKLDLGDLQRRWFEYWLRDQDSGVEQWPAVRLFVMGENRWRDEHEWPLQRTQYRPLYLHSQGKANSSSGDGALSFDPPGELPPDHFTYDPAQPVPTTGGNNLVGAPIGPLDQSETAKRQDVLVYNSAPLPDALEVTGPVKVILFASSSAPDTDFTAKLVDVHPSGKAYNLSDGIVRARYRRGHGSEQFLVPGEVEKFEIDLWVTSNLFKPGHRLRVEISSSNFPRFDRNPNTGRRFGADSEMVKANQTVHHSPPRASHILLPVVPR, encoded by the coding sequence GTGACCAACCTGCGTGCGATGCATCGCCCGTCGCGAAGCGTCTTGGACCACCGGCCCGAGTCCGGCAGCTTCAACCCAGTCACAAATCTCCCCGATTGCGCGGGCATTTTGATTCTGCCATGGTTTCTCCCAAGCCTTCGGCAACCCAACCATTTTTCACCCTTCTTTCCGAACCCCATGAGACTCACGGCTCGAATTCCCCACCTCACGATCCTGCTTCTCACCGGGGCCTCTCTCTTCGCACAAGAACTTCCCTACCGATTCCAACCGAACGTCATGATCCCGATGAGGGACGGCACCAAACTGGCCGCCAATGTTTTCCTCCCATCCGCGGAAGGAAAGCATCCCGTCATCCTGACGCGATCTCCGTACGGAAAAGCCGATGCCCAATGGGGCGATGCCAAGCGCTATGCTCCCCTGGGTTACGCGCTGGTCGCGCAAGATTGTCGGGGTCGCGGCAATTCCGAGGGCGTGTGGGACCCGTTTGCTTACGACGTTCAAGACGGTTTCGACACCCTGGAATGGATCGGTTCCCAGCCTTGGTGCAACGGTCGCATCGGCACGTCCGGCGGTTCTTACGTGGGCTGGACCCAATGGGCTTCGGCGCCCAACGCCAGCCGCCACCTGCGCTGCGCCGTGCCGGTGGTGCCGTTTGCCGATGTTTACGCGGATATCGCCTATCCTGGAGGAGCCTTCCAACTCTCCCTGCTGGTCGGTTGGGGCGCTTCCGTCGGCGGGGTTCAACTCAATCCGAGCCAATTGCAAGCCGCTTACCTGCATCTTCCCCTGCAAACTCTCGGCAGCCAGTTCGCCAAGCCGGTGCCGTACATCAACGATTGGGTCGCCCATCCTGTTTACGATGAATATTGGAAACGACGCGGCATCGATGGGCGGTTCTCGGAGGTCGAGATTCCGACCTTGAACATCGGCGGATGGTACGACATCTTCTCCAAAACCACCCTCGACCTCTCCTCGGAAGTCCGCCGGAAATCCAAGAATCGGCTCGCGCGCCGGAATCAGTTCGTCGTCATGGGACCTTGGGCTCACGGCGTCGGCGTGCAAAAGGTGGGCGATCTGGACTTCGGTGCGTCCGCCAAACTCGATCTCGGTGATTTGCAGCGCCGATGGTTCGAGTACTGGCTGCGAGATCAGGATTCCGGAGTCGAGCAATGGCCCGCCGTGCGGCTCTTCGTGATGGGCGAAAACCGCTGGCGTGATGAACACGAATGGCCTTTGCAGCGAACTCAATACCGTCCGCTCTATCTTCACAGCCAGGGCAAAGCCAATTCATCCTCCGGCGACGGTGCGCTCTCGTTCGATCCGCCCGGAGAGCTCCCGCCCGATCATTTTACCTACGACCCCGCCCAACCCGTCCCCACCACCGGCGGAAATAATTTGGTCGGCGCACCCATCGGTCCTTTGGATCAGTCCGAAACCGCCAAACGCCAGGACGTCCTGGTTTATAACAGCGCGCCGCTTCCGGATGCCCTCGAAGTCACGGGTCCGGTGAAAGTGATCCTTTTCGCCTCTTCCTCCGCGCCTGATACCGATTTCACCGCCAAGCTGGTGGATGTTCATCCGTCGGGAAAAGCTTACAACCTCAGCGACGGGATCGTTCGCGCCCGCTACCGCCGGGGCCATGGATCGGAACAGTTCCTCGTTCCGGGCGAGGTCGAAAAATTCGAGATTGATCTTTGGGTGACCAGCAATCTTTTCAAACCCGGTCATCGCCTGCGCGTGGAGATTTCCAGCAGCAACTTCCCAAGATTCGACCGGAATCCCAACACGGGACGCCGTTTTGGCGCGGATTCCGAAATGGTCAAAGCAAACCAAACGGTGCATCACTCTCCGCCGAGAGCCTCGCATATCCTCCTCCCGGTGGTTCCGAGGTAA
- a CDS encoding Dna2/Cas4 domain-containing protein, which yields MLFPVEFKLSKRRPWQIDDVRLCAQALCLKEMRGLPIPRGAIFHVDSKRRREGEFTL from the coding sequence CTGCTGTTCCCGGTCGAGTTCAAGCTCAGCAAACGCCGCCCCTGGCAAATTGACGACGTCCGGCTTTGCGCCCAAGCCCTCTGCCTCAAGGAAATGCGCGGACTCCCCATTCCGCGCGGTGCCATTTTCCACGTGGATTCGAAACGCCGCCGCGAGGGGGAATTCACGCTTTAG